The sequence CCTTGCTCTTTTAAACGCGCCCGCACTTGTCGAGCATTATCGCCTTCAATGACTCCTTTCTGGGTTTTCCCCTTGCCATTTAACGCTTTGTATTCAAACGCGGCCATTAGCTTTCCTTAGTGACTCGCAAAACCTCTTCCAAAGAGGTCACGCCGTTAAGGACTTTGGACAAGCCATCATCACGAATACTTGGGGTTCGTTGACGAATAGCCTTTTCAATGGCTTGCTCACCTGCTTCGCTATGAATAAGTTCCTGAACAGTTTCATCAACAATAAGGAGTTCATGAATACCTGTACGGCCTCGATAACCTTTATGGCTACACTTCTCACACCCTTTGGCACGATAAAGCGTTAAAGGTTCATTAACTTCAGCACCAAACAGCTTTTTGGTTTCCTTGTCTGCGTCATAAGGTTCTTTACAGTCACTGCACAGCGTCCGAACTAGTCGCTGTGCTAACACACCAAGCAGAGAGGATGAGATAAGAAATGGCTCAATTCCCATGTCGCGCAGTCGTGTAATAGCACCTATCGCGGTATTGGTATGGAGGGTCGACATCACTAAATGCCCGGTCAAAGAAGCCTGAACAGCAATTTGAGCCGTTTCAAGATCTCGGATCTCACCCACCATGACGACGTCTGGGTCTTGACGCAAAATGGCACGTAACCCACGAGCAAAGGTCATATCAACTTTAGGGTTAACCTGCGTTTGACCGATACCATCGATATCAAATTCAATCGGGTCCTCTACCGTTAGTATGTTGCGCTCATTGCTGTTTAATTCTTGTAAACCAGCATAAAGCGTCGTGGACTTACCCGACCCTGTTGGACCTGTCACCAAAATGATGCCATGCGGACGACCAATCATGGTTTGGAAGTTATCGTGATTTACCTTCGTCATACCCAAACTATGAAGATCTAGGCGCGTCGCGTTTTTATCCAGAAGACGCATTACTACACGTTCGCCGTGAGAAGATGGCATCGTCGAAACACGCACATCCACTGCGCGACCGCCAATACGCAGCGATATTCGGCCATCTTGTGGAACACGCTTCTCGGCAATATCGAGCCTCGCCATAACTTTAACGCGCGATACAAGTAATGGAGCCAGCTTACGGCTAGGTGAGAGGACATCCCTAAGCACCCCATCAACACGGAAGCGAATCATCAGTTTCTTTTCAAAGGTTTCGATATGAATATCGGATGCCCCTTCTTTGATTGCTTCACCTAGCATAGCGTTGATTAGCTTGATGATAGGTGCGTCGTCTTCCGATTCCAGTAAATCTTCACTTTGAGGTAAATCTTCCGCTAGAGAGAAGAAATCATCACTGTCTGCACCAAGATCTTCCATCAGCTGCCGAGCTTCTGATGAGTCACGCTGATAAGCGATGGTTAGCTTCTGCTCAAACTCTTCTTTATTAATTTCTACCAGTGAAAAATCAGTCCCAATCGTTCTCTGAACTTCGAGTAATGCGCTCACCGAAAGTGGTTCTACATAATAGAGCACAACACCATTTTCTTTGGGCTCTAGAACCAAATTAAAGCGGTTAGCAAACCCAAACGGCAATCGACGAAACAATACTGCGGCATCCATAGACATTACTGCGTACCTATTTGGTCTAAGAAGGCTTGAATTTCCGCTGGATGACGAATCTCTTCACCATACTTAGGCAACACTGGGATATGGCTGTCACTCATCAGCTTCAGACCTTGATCAGCTTTGTAGAGCTGTTCTGCACGAATAAAGTTGTATTTGCGCTGAGTAATGCCATCGGCTGTCACGCCATCACGAATAATCGTTGGCTTGATGAACACCATCAGGTTTTTCTTTTCCACTTGCGTGCTGGTTGATTTGAATAGATGACCGAGGACTGGAATGTCGCCCAATAATGGTACCTTCGATTCGCTCTCTAGTGCGCGTTCATCAATCAAGCCGCCTAGAACAATCATTTGACCGTCTTCCACCATCACTGACGTGTTCAGCTGGCGTTTGGCAAATCGAACATCGACCGCGCCATTTGCACCCAACACATTGGAGACTTCCTGCTCAATATTTAACTGAACCGAGTTACCTTCGTTAATTTGAGGGACAACTTTAAGCTTAATACCAACTTCTTTACGATCGACCGTCTGGAACGGGTTATCGTTGTTTGAACCCGCAGTGGAACCAGTAATGACAGGCACTTCTTCACCCACAATGAATGACGCTTCACCGTTGTCCATGACAGTAATACTTGGGGAGGAGAGAATGTTGGAGTTAGAGTCTGTCGCGACCGCGCTCAGCAGTGCCGTCCAGTCGCCCATCACCAAGCTCACTGCGGCGCCGTTAACACCTGCAAGGGCCGAAGCAAGAGTAGAATAATCGCCTTTCTCACTGGTCGTTTCGTTGCGCAAGAAATTGCCATCAGAATCATATACAGCTTTTGTTGTTTCAGTATCCTTAGCCTCTTCCAGACCTACCATGACTTGGCCGATCGGCGCGCCTGTATTGCCATATTGGATAACGGCACCCGTGTCTAAAGAGCCCCATTGCACACCTAGATTGATCCCATCGCCTTCAGCCATTTCTACGATCAACGCTTCAATCAGCACCTGAGCGCGACGAATATCCAGCTGGGCAATCACGTCTTGCAGAGCGATCATAATATCTGGCGGTGCAGTTAAAACCAGTGCATTGGTATCTGGGTGCGCTGCGATCATCACCTCACCACGCTTGGTAGAGCCATTCGTTTGACCACCAGACGACTTTTCCGCCTGCAGGTTATCTGATACGCCTTTTAACACATCAACAAGTTCTTCAGCATTCGCGTATTTTAGATAAACCACGCGATTGTTACCTTTTGACGCCATTTCAACATCAAGTTGCTTGATCAGTTTACGAAGGCGCTGACGTACTTGAGGATCGCCAGAAATCAGGATTGAGTTGGTGCGCTCATCAGCCACCAGCTTAGGCTGTAAGAATCCAGGAGTATTCTTCACATCAGTCTTACTTAACGCTTCTACAATTCTCACCATTTCAGCGGCAGACGCGTTATCAAGTTCAACCACTTCTATCGATTTATCACCCGCCTGATCCACGCGTTTAATAATGTCAGCTAAACGGTTTACAACGGCAGCTCGGCCTGTAATAAGAATGATGTTGGCTGGATCATAATGGACTACGTTACCCGCACCAGCGTTGTCATTTAGCTGGCGAAGCAGCGGGGAGAGTTCGCGCACAGACACATTGCGTACAGCGACAACGCGAGTGACAACCTCATCACCTTGAACTTTTCCATCACCCACAACAGGGATAGCGGAGGTTTTGGCATCTTTGGATTTAACGACCTTAATCACGCCGTTTTCCATTTCAATGACGGCGTATCCGTACACTTCGAGCACATTTAAGAAGAAACTGTAGTATTGTTCTTCGGTTAGCATGTCGTAACTACGTACATCCACTTTACCGCGAACAGACGGATCAACGATGATGGTCTTTTCTAAGTTGCGACCAACAATGTTGATAAACTCTTGAATATCCGTACCTTTGAAACTGGCACTGTATTCATTAGCCGCCATTATACTTGGCGAAGTTAATAAGCTTCCTGCTAAAAGCCACGCGCTTTTCTTAAGCCAATGATTCACGTTTTACTCCTCGTGGCGATAGTGGCCAAAAGCCGCTACCTATAATTCAATATATATCTCGTACGGCTGGCCATCGCGCTCGACCGTTAGAGTTAATTCAGTCAGCTCAGATAAATTTTTGAATATCTCTCCCATAACTGCTGAATCTTTTAAATCCAATCCATTAATTTGAGTGGCAATATCACCAGATTCCAATCCTACTGCTTTAAATAAGGCAGGATCCTTACCTGGAGACAAACGATAGCCGACGATGTCATTACCATTTTTTACCATCGACATGCGCACATACTGGAACACTTGTTTTGTATCTTGACGAATCTCATCTCGGATCTGCTCTAGCTTATCCTGTG is a genomic window of Vibrio japonicus containing:
- the gspE gene encoding type II secretion system ATPase GspE, encoding MDAAVLFRRLPFGFANRFNLVLEPKENGVVLYYVEPLSVSALLEVQRTIGTDFSLVEINKEEFEQKLTIAYQRDSSEARQLMEDLGADSDDFFSLAEDLPQSEDLLESEDDAPIIKLINAMLGEAIKEGASDIHIETFEKKLMIRFRVDGVLRDVLSPSRKLAPLLVSRVKVMARLDIAEKRVPQDGRISLRIGGRAVDVRVSTMPSSHGERVVMRLLDKNATRLDLHSLGMTKVNHDNFQTMIGRPHGIILVTGPTGSGKSTTLYAGLQELNSNERNILTVEDPIEFDIDGIGQTQVNPKVDMTFARGLRAILRQDPDVVMVGEIRDLETAQIAVQASLTGHLVMSTLHTNTAIGAITRLRDMGIEPFLISSSLLGVLAQRLVRTLCSDCKEPYDADKETKKLFGAEVNEPLTLYRAKGCEKCSHKGYRGRTGIHELLIVDETVQELIHSEAGEQAIEKAIRQRTPSIRDDGLSKVLNGVTSLEEVLRVTKES
- the gspD gene encoding type II secretion system secretin GspD produces the protein MNHWLKKSAWLLAGSLLTSPSIMAANEYSASFKGTDIQEFINIVGRNLEKTIIVDPSVRGKVDVRSYDMLTEEQYYSFFLNVLEVYGYAVIEMENGVIKVVKSKDAKTSAIPVVGDGKVQGDEVVTRVVAVRNVSVRELSPLLRQLNDNAGAGNVVHYDPANIILITGRAAVVNRLADIIKRVDQAGDKSIEVVELDNASAAEMVRIVEALSKTDVKNTPGFLQPKLVADERTNSILISGDPQVRQRLRKLIKQLDVEMASKGNNRVVYLKYANAEELVDVLKGVSDNLQAEKSSGGQTNGSTKRGEVMIAAHPDTNALVLTAPPDIMIALQDVIAQLDIRRAQVLIEALIVEMAEGDGINLGVQWGSLDTGAVIQYGNTGAPIGQVMVGLEEAKDTETTKAVYDSDGNFLRNETTSEKGDYSTLASALAGVNGAAVSLVMGDWTALLSAVATDSNSNILSSPSITVMDNGEASFIVGEEVPVITGSTAGSNNDNPFQTVDRKEVGIKLKVVPQINEGNSVQLNIEQEVSNVLGANGAVDVRFAKRQLNTSVMVEDGQMIVLGGLIDERALESESKVPLLGDIPVLGHLFKSTSTQVEKKNLMVFIKPTIIRDGVTADGITQRKYNFIRAEQLYKADQGLKLMSDSHIPVLPKYGEEIRHPAEIQAFLDQIGTQ